The Qingrenia yutianensis genome window below encodes:
- a CDS encoding ABC transporter substrate-binding protein has translation MKKKMLKKIVLAVCIAALAVTSIGCGDKEKTSDGGLEKVTIWTGDSHMKTDMLELVEKFNDTRGKELGVEIEYVVKEGNLSQTVEMAVASHQEPDMYSTWSMQKYYESGEIMAIDEIEGGQEYLDSLPEEALSSLKSKVNGKYYTVPYYINTFGIAYNVDMLKKNGFVDAGGNVVLPETFEELRAYAKKMTNEK, from the coding sequence ATGAAAAAGAAAATGTTGAAAAAAATTGTTTTAGCAGTATGCATTGCTGCATTGGCTGTAACTTCTATTGGATGTGGCGATAAAGAAAAGACAAGTGATGGCGGATTAGAAAAAGTTACTATTTGGACCGGCGATTCACATATGAAAACAGATATGCTTGAGCTTGTTGAAAAATTTAACGACACTCGCGGAAAAGAACTTGGTGTTGAAATTGAGTATGTTGTAAAAGAAGGTAATCTTTCACAAACTGTAGAAATGGCAGTTGCATCACATCAAGAGCCGGATATGTATAGTACATGGTCTATGCAGAAATATTATGAATCCGGTGAAATAATGGCTATTGATGAAATTGAAGGCGGTCAGGAATATCTTGACAGCTTACCTGAAGAAGCATTATCAAGCCTTAAATCAAAGGTGAACGGTAAATACTATACAGTTCCCTACTATATAAACACATTTGGTATTGCATACAATGTTGATATGCTTAAAAAGAATGGCTTTGTTGATGCTGGCGGAAATGTTGTTCTTCCTGAAACTTTCGAAGAACTTCGTGCATATGCAAAGAAAATGACAAATGAAAAA
- a CDS encoding GH39 family glycosyl hydrolase gives MIRLAETAHIKPKCAAQVEKSKLGIGFEKLDRAVFDPNKAYDKVAQLGVKWIRLQSGWQRTEKEKGVFDFAWLDEIVENIINRGLKPWMCLAYGNGLYTKEAAKVYGAIGVPPIETEEERNAWDRYVYELVKRYIGKVEYFEVWNEPNWFWTHIANEHQTNGKEYGEFVVRTSKAVKKANPNAKVIGGVESTGNIKFINDAFRVGIGDYIDFFSYHIYTPDDKKYIDRRELIRGMVNIHNPAIGIVQGETGAPSRSDGNGELSWGSWTPKKQAKVLARHAITDLAADIEFASYFSCVDMIEALSGFVGDKSSYMDYAYFGVLSAEFDEEGFSTGEYTPKPSYKALQAIASIFADDFEKVKLPFAVKPQESRFNIGVDVSENIISYGFKKPNGSYGFAYWYGSDIMTSDFFSTVTFETGISGKPKLVDLIDGTVYDLAENMVEFADGVTILKNIPINDYPLLLTFGNFFDAE, from the coding sequence GTGATAAGGTTAGCTGAAACAGCACATATTAAACCAAAGTGTGCTGCACAGGTTGAAAAATCTAAATTAGGTATCGGTTTTGAAAAATTGGACAGAGCTGTTTTTGACCCTAATAAAGCATATGATAAGGTTGCTCAACTAGGAGTAAAATGGATACGTCTTCAATCCGGATGGCAAAGAACCGAAAAGGAAAAAGGTGTTTTTGATTTTGCTTGGCTTGACGAAATCGTAGAGAATATTATTAATCGAGGATTAAAACCTTGGATGTGTCTTGCTTACGGAAATGGGTTATACACTAAGGAAGCAGCAAAGGTATACGGAGCGATTGGTGTGCCTCCTATTGAAACGGAAGAAGAACGCAATGCCTGGGATAGATATGTTTACGAGCTCGTAAAAAGATACATAGGAAAAGTAGAATATTTTGAAGTATGGAACGAACCTAATTGGTTCTGGACACATATTGCAAATGAGCATCAAACTAACGGTAAGGAATACGGTGAGTTTGTTGTAAGAACATCTAAGGCGGTTAAAAAGGCTAATCCAAATGCAAAGGTTATTGGTGGCGTTGAAAGCACAGGAAATATTAAATTTATAAATGATGCTTTTCGGGTTGGTATAGGAGACTATATAGACTTTTTCTCATACCATATTTACACTCCTGATGATAAAAAATATATAGACCGAAGAGAACTTATAAGAGGTATGGTAAATATTCATAATCCAGCGATAGGTATTGTTCAGGGTGAAACCGGTGCACCATCAAGAAGTGATGGAAACGGAGAACTTTCTTGGGGGTCTTGGACACCGAAAAAACAGGCTAAGGTATTAGCAAGACACGCAATAACAGACTTGGCAGCTGATATTGAGTTTGCATCATATTTTTCATGTGTGGATATGATTGAAGCACTTTCAGGATTTGTGGGTGATAAGAGTAGTTATATGGATTACGCATATTTTGGTGTGCTTAGTGCAGAATTTGACGAAGAAGGCTTTTCTACTGGCGAATATACACCAAAACCGTCGTATAAAGCTTTGCAGGCGATTGCTTCGATATTTGCAGATGATTTTGAGAAAGTTAAACTTCCTTTTGCTGTTAAACCGCAAGAATCGCGTTTTAATATTGGAGTTGATGTTTCTGAAAATATTATAAGCTATGGTTTTAAGAAACCTAACGGTTCTTATGGTTTTGCTTACTGGTATGGAAGTGATATTATGACAAGTGACTTTTTCTCAACTGTCACATTTGAAACGGGTATTTCCGGCAAACCAAAATTAGTTGATTTGATTGACGGAACTGTTTATGATCTTGCTGAAAATATGGTAGAATTTGCAGATGGTGTTACAATATTAAAAAACATTCCAATTAACGATTATCCATTGCTTTTAACATTTGGCAATTTTTTTGATGCAGAGTAA